Proteins found in one Magnolia sinica isolate HGM2019 chromosome 5, MsV1, whole genome shotgun sequence genomic segment:
- the LOC131245899 gene encoding inositol phosphorylceramide glucuronosyltransferase 1-like isoform X4 — protein sequence MTIAEADGWIVELISLLANPNQIRPKRFWGVYTKLKIFNMTNYKKVVYLDADTIVLKNIEDLFKCGKFCANLKHSERMNSGVMVVEPSETIFKDMMSKVNTLPSYTGGDQGFLNSYYAGFANAHIFDPNLSADVVNSRPVPEMERLSTLYNADVGLYMLANKWMVDEKELRIIHYTLGPLKPWDWWTAWLLKPVDIWQNVREQLEESLPGTGGGRNPNEQLLVKFLFVLPLCVLLFCCYRSFLQHRDLFDTFCRSSFCNLIKCIYYKYKSGGGHATYSTIGVTSPSIINSNQQFSNGSYSKLPAYLGGISVFICFIAAAVSLRLAFIVVPRQVMPWTGLLLMYEWTFTSFFIIFGSYLHLVYEWGKATATPGGTFSPQGQSSDYDSGKGHQRQVSNCDTATWFYGIGMAVLAVAAPSLPCLLGITALFARLGLMVGGGLVLASFMTYASEHLAVIAFVRGREDCDQPQSRSLCFLC from the exons ATGACAATAGCTGAG GCTGATGGTTGGATTGTGGAGCTTATAAGTCTATTGGCTAACCCTAATCAAATACGGCCAAAGAGATTTTGGGGAGTCTACACCAAACTAAAAATATTTAACATGACAAATTACAAGAAAG TTGTGTATCTAGACGCAGATACTATTGTACTGAAAAATATTGAGGATCTCTTTAAATGTGGGAAGTTTTGTGCGAACTTGAAGCATTCAGAAAGGATGAATTCTGGAGTCATGGTAGTGGAGCCATCAGAAACAATTTTTAAAGACATGATGAGCAAAGTTAACACCTTGCCTTCTTACACTGGAG GGGATCAAGGTTTTTTAAATTCATATTATGCTGGATTTGCCAATGCACATATCTTTGATCCAAACTTATCAGCAGATGTGGTAAATTCAAGACCAGTACCTGAAATGGAACGACTATCTACTCTATACAATGCAGATGTTGGTCTCTACATGCTGGCCAATAAG TGGATGGTAGATGAAAAAGAACTTCGAATTATTCACTACACCCTTGGCCCCCTTAAACCATGGGACTGGTGGACAGCTTGGCTTCTGAAACCTGTTGACATCTGGCAG AATGTTCGGGAACAGCTTGAGGAATCGCTTCCAGGAACGGGAGGAGGCAGGAACCCTAATGAACAGCTTCTAGTCAAATTTCTCTTTGTCCTTCCATTGTGTGTGTTATTATTTTGCTGCTATAGATCATTTCTTCAG CACAGGGATCTTTTTGATACCTTTTGTAGAAGCTCTTTTTGTAATCTCATTAAATGCATCTACTACAAATACAAGTCTGGCGGCGGACATGCTACCTACTCAACCATTGGTGTTACTTCACCGTCTATCATTAATTCTAATCAACAG TTCTCAAATGGCTCATATTCCAAGCTGCCTGCTTATTTGGGCGGCATCTCTGTTTTCATCTGCTTTATTGCAGCCGCGGTATCTCTTAGACTTGCATTCATTGTTGTTCCCCGACAAGTAATGCCATGGACAGGTTTGCTTCTAATGTACGAGTGGACATTTACAAGCTTTTTCATAATATTTGGAAGTTACCTCCATTTAGTGTATGAATGGGGAAAGGCAACAGCAACTCCAGGAGGAACCTTCTCCCCTCAGGGCCAATCTTCTGATTACGATTCAGGCAAAG GTCATCAACGCCAGGTTTCTAACTGTGACACTGCCACATGGTTCTATGGAATTGGGATGGCAGTTCTGGCCGTTGCTGCTCCCTCGCTGCCGTGTCTGTTGGGAATAACTGCACTGTTTGCAAG GTTAGGTTTGATGGTTGGAGGAGGGCTAGTGTTAGCATCTTTCATGACATATGCTTCAGAGCATCTTGCAGTCATTGCTTTTGTGAGGGGCCGCGAAGACTGTGATCAGCCCCAGAGCAGGA
- the LOC131245899 gene encoding inositol phosphorylceramide glucuronosyltransferase 1-like isoform X2 — protein MRSSASNLGCLLVFAIAFAGICGKGVAGIQSEAYVTLLYGDEFLLGVRVLGKSIRETGSTKDMVVLASYGVSDYAKKLLRADGWIVELISLLANPNQIRPKRFWGVYTKLKIFNMTNYKKVVYLDADTIVLKNIEDLFKCGKFCANLKHSERMNSGVMVVEPSETIFKDMMSKVNTLPSYTGDVVNSRPVPEMERLSTLYNADVGLYMLANKWMVDEKELRIIHYTLGPLKPWDWWTAWLLKPVDIWQNVREQLEESLPGTGGGRNPNEQLLVKFLFVLPLCVLLFCCYRSFLQHRDLFDTFCRSSFCNLIKCIYYKYKSGGGHATYSTIGVTSPSIINSNQQFSNGSYSKLPAYLGGISVFICFIAAAVSLRLAFIVVPRQVMPWTGLLLMYEWTFTSFFIIFGSYLHLVYEWGKATATPGGTFSPQGQSSDYDSGKGHQRQVSNCDTATWFYGIGMAVLAVAAPSLPCLLGITALFARLGLMVGGGLVLASFMTYASEHLAVIAFVRGREDCDQPQSRSLCFLC, from the exons ATGAGATCATCCGCGTCGAATTTAGGTTGTCTGCTCGTTTTCGCCATCGCATTTGCGGGAATCTGCGGTAAAGGAGTCGCCGGAATTCAATCTGAGGCGTATGTTACTCTTCTCTACGGAGATGAATTTCTTCTCGGAGTTCGAGTTCTCGGGAAATCGATTCGGGAGACGGGATCGACAAAAGACATGGTTGTTCTTGCTTCGTACGGAGTTTCCGATTACGCGAAGAAGCTTCTTCGG GCTGATGGTTGGATTGTGGAGCTTATAAGTCTATTGGCTAACCCTAATCAAATACGGCCAAAGAGATTTTGGGGAGTCTACACCAAACTAAAAATATTTAACATGACAAATTACAAGAAAG TTGTGTATCTAGACGCAGATACTATTGTACTGAAAAATATTGAGGATCTCTTTAAATGTGGGAAGTTTTGTGCGAACTTGAAGCATTCAGAAAGGATGAATTCTGGAGTCATGGTAGTGGAGCCATCAGAAACAATTTTTAAAGACATGATGAGCAAAGTTAACACCTTGCCTTCTTACACTGGAG ATGTGGTAAATTCAAGACCAGTACCTGAAATGGAACGACTATCTACTCTATACAATGCAGATGTTGGTCTCTACATGCTGGCCAATAAG TGGATGGTAGATGAAAAAGAACTTCGAATTATTCACTACACCCTTGGCCCCCTTAAACCATGGGACTGGTGGACAGCTTGGCTTCTGAAACCTGTTGACATCTGGCAG AATGTTCGGGAACAGCTTGAGGAATCGCTTCCAGGAACGGGAGGAGGCAGGAACCCTAATGAACAGCTTCTAGTCAAATTTCTCTTTGTCCTTCCATTGTGTGTGTTATTATTTTGCTGCTATAGATCATTTCTTCAG CACAGGGATCTTTTTGATACCTTTTGTAGAAGCTCTTTTTGTAATCTCATTAAATGCATCTACTACAAATACAAGTCTGGCGGCGGACATGCTACCTACTCAACCATTGGTGTTACTTCACCGTCTATCATTAATTCTAATCAACAG TTCTCAAATGGCTCATATTCCAAGCTGCCTGCTTATTTGGGCGGCATCTCTGTTTTCATCTGCTTTATTGCAGCCGCGGTATCTCTTAGACTTGCATTCATTGTTGTTCCCCGACAAGTAATGCCATGGACAGGTTTGCTTCTAATGTACGAGTGGACATTTACAAGCTTTTTCATAATATTTGGAAGTTACCTCCATTTAGTGTATGAATGGGGAAAGGCAACAGCAACTCCAGGAGGAACCTTCTCCCCTCAGGGCCAATCTTCTGATTACGATTCAGGCAAAG GTCATCAACGCCAGGTTTCTAACTGTGACACTGCCACATGGTTCTATGGAATTGGGATGGCAGTTCTGGCCGTTGCTGCTCCCTCGCTGCCGTGTCTGTTGGGAATAACTGCACTGTTTGCAAG GTTAGGTTTGATGGTTGGAGGAGGGCTAGTGTTAGCATCTTTCATGACATATGCTTCAGAGCATCTTGCAGTCATTGCTTTTGTGAGGGGCCGCGAAGACTGTGATCAGCCCCAGAGCAGGA
- the LOC131245899 gene encoding inositol phosphorylceramide glucuronosyltransferase 1-like isoform X1, producing MRSSASNLGCLLVFAIAFAGICGKGVAGIQSEAYVTLLYGDEFLLGVRVLGKSIRETGSTKDMVVLASYGVSDYAKKLLRADGWIVELISLLANPNQIRPKRFWGVYTKLKIFNMTNYKKVVYLDADTIVLKNIEDLFKCGKFCANLKHSERMNSGVMVVEPSETIFKDMMSKVNTLPSYTGGDQGFLNSYYAGFANAHIFDPNLSADVVNSRPVPEMERLSTLYNADVGLYMLANKWMVDEKELRIIHYTLGPLKPWDWWTAWLLKPVDIWQNVREQLEESLPGTGGGRNPNEQLLVKFLFVLPLCVLLFCCYRSFLQHRDLFDTFCRSSFCNLIKCIYYKYKSGGGHATYSTIGVTSPSIINSNQQFSNGSYSKLPAYLGGISVFICFIAAAVSLRLAFIVVPRQVMPWTGLLLMYEWTFTSFFIIFGSYLHLVYEWGKATATPGGTFSPQGQSSDYDSGKGHQRQVSNCDTATWFYGIGMAVLAVAAPSLPCLLGITALFARLGLMVGGGLVLASFMTYASEHLAVIAFVRGREDCDQPQSRSLCFLC from the exons ATGAGATCATCCGCGTCGAATTTAGGTTGTCTGCTCGTTTTCGCCATCGCATTTGCGGGAATCTGCGGTAAAGGAGTCGCCGGAATTCAATCTGAGGCGTATGTTACTCTTCTCTACGGAGATGAATTTCTTCTCGGAGTTCGAGTTCTCGGGAAATCGATTCGGGAGACGGGATCGACAAAAGACATGGTTGTTCTTGCTTCGTACGGAGTTTCCGATTACGCGAAGAAGCTTCTTCGG GCTGATGGTTGGATTGTGGAGCTTATAAGTCTATTGGCTAACCCTAATCAAATACGGCCAAAGAGATTTTGGGGAGTCTACACCAAACTAAAAATATTTAACATGACAAATTACAAGAAAG TTGTGTATCTAGACGCAGATACTATTGTACTGAAAAATATTGAGGATCTCTTTAAATGTGGGAAGTTTTGTGCGAACTTGAAGCATTCAGAAAGGATGAATTCTGGAGTCATGGTAGTGGAGCCATCAGAAACAATTTTTAAAGACATGATGAGCAAAGTTAACACCTTGCCTTCTTACACTGGAG GGGATCAAGGTTTTTTAAATTCATATTATGCTGGATTTGCCAATGCACATATCTTTGATCCAAACTTATCAGCAGATGTGGTAAATTCAAGACCAGTACCTGAAATGGAACGACTATCTACTCTATACAATGCAGATGTTGGTCTCTACATGCTGGCCAATAAG TGGATGGTAGATGAAAAAGAACTTCGAATTATTCACTACACCCTTGGCCCCCTTAAACCATGGGACTGGTGGACAGCTTGGCTTCTGAAACCTGTTGACATCTGGCAG AATGTTCGGGAACAGCTTGAGGAATCGCTTCCAGGAACGGGAGGAGGCAGGAACCCTAATGAACAGCTTCTAGTCAAATTTCTCTTTGTCCTTCCATTGTGTGTGTTATTATTTTGCTGCTATAGATCATTTCTTCAG CACAGGGATCTTTTTGATACCTTTTGTAGAAGCTCTTTTTGTAATCTCATTAAATGCATCTACTACAAATACAAGTCTGGCGGCGGACATGCTACCTACTCAACCATTGGTGTTACTTCACCGTCTATCATTAATTCTAATCAACAG TTCTCAAATGGCTCATATTCCAAGCTGCCTGCTTATTTGGGCGGCATCTCTGTTTTCATCTGCTTTATTGCAGCCGCGGTATCTCTTAGACTTGCATTCATTGTTGTTCCCCGACAAGTAATGCCATGGACAGGTTTGCTTCTAATGTACGAGTGGACATTTACAAGCTTTTTCATAATATTTGGAAGTTACCTCCATTTAGTGTATGAATGGGGAAAGGCAACAGCAACTCCAGGAGGAACCTTCTCCCCTCAGGGCCAATCTTCTGATTACGATTCAGGCAAAG GTCATCAACGCCAGGTTTCTAACTGTGACACTGCCACATGGTTCTATGGAATTGGGATGGCAGTTCTGGCCGTTGCTGCTCCCTCGCTGCCGTGTCTGTTGGGAATAACTGCACTGTTTGCAAG GTTAGGTTTGATGGTTGGAGGAGGGCTAGTGTTAGCATCTTTCATGACATATGCTTCAGAGCATCTTGCAGTCATTGCTTTTGTGAGGGGCCGCGAAGACTGTGATCAGCCCCAGAGCAGGA
- the LOC131245899 gene encoding inositol phosphorylceramide glucuronosyltransferase 1-like isoform X3, with protein sequence MRSSASNLGCLLVFAIAFAGICGKGVAGIQSEAYVTLLYGDEFLLGVRVLGKSIRETGSTKDMVVLASYGVSDYAKKLLRADGWIVELISLLANPNQIRPKRFWGVYTKLKIFNMTNYKKGDQGFLNSYYAGFANAHIFDPNLSADVVNSRPVPEMERLSTLYNADVGLYMLANKWMVDEKELRIIHYTLGPLKPWDWWTAWLLKPVDIWQNVREQLEESLPGTGGGRNPNEQLLVKFLFVLPLCVLLFCCYRSFLQHRDLFDTFCRSSFCNLIKCIYYKYKSGGGHATYSTIGVTSPSIINSNQQFSNGSYSKLPAYLGGISVFICFIAAAVSLRLAFIVVPRQVMPWTGLLLMYEWTFTSFFIIFGSYLHLVYEWGKATATPGGTFSPQGQSSDYDSGKGHQRQVSNCDTATWFYGIGMAVLAVAAPSLPCLLGITALFARLGLMVGGGLVLASFMTYASEHLAVIAFVRGREDCDQPQSRSLCFLC encoded by the exons ATGAGATCATCCGCGTCGAATTTAGGTTGTCTGCTCGTTTTCGCCATCGCATTTGCGGGAATCTGCGGTAAAGGAGTCGCCGGAATTCAATCTGAGGCGTATGTTACTCTTCTCTACGGAGATGAATTTCTTCTCGGAGTTCGAGTTCTCGGGAAATCGATTCGGGAGACGGGATCGACAAAAGACATGGTTGTTCTTGCTTCGTACGGAGTTTCCGATTACGCGAAGAAGCTTCTTCGG GCTGATGGTTGGATTGTGGAGCTTATAAGTCTATTGGCTAACCCTAATCAAATACGGCCAAAGAGATTTTGGGGAGTCTACACCAAACTAAAAATATTTAACATGACAAATTACAAGAAAG GGGATCAAGGTTTTTTAAATTCATATTATGCTGGATTTGCCAATGCACATATCTTTGATCCAAACTTATCAGCAGATGTGGTAAATTCAAGACCAGTACCTGAAATGGAACGACTATCTACTCTATACAATGCAGATGTTGGTCTCTACATGCTGGCCAATAAG TGGATGGTAGATGAAAAAGAACTTCGAATTATTCACTACACCCTTGGCCCCCTTAAACCATGGGACTGGTGGACAGCTTGGCTTCTGAAACCTGTTGACATCTGGCAG AATGTTCGGGAACAGCTTGAGGAATCGCTTCCAGGAACGGGAGGAGGCAGGAACCCTAATGAACAGCTTCTAGTCAAATTTCTCTTTGTCCTTCCATTGTGTGTGTTATTATTTTGCTGCTATAGATCATTTCTTCAG CACAGGGATCTTTTTGATACCTTTTGTAGAAGCTCTTTTTGTAATCTCATTAAATGCATCTACTACAAATACAAGTCTGGCGGCGGACATGCTACCTACTCAACCATTGGTGTTACTTCACCGTCTATCATTAATTCTAATCAACAG TTCTCAAATGGCTCATATTCCAAGCTGCCTGCTTATTTGGGCGGCATCTCTGTTTTCATCTGCTTTATTGCAGCCGCGGTATCTCTTAGACTTGCATTCATTGTTGTTCCCCGACAAGTAATGCCATGGACAGGTTTGCTTCTAATGTACGAGTGGACATTTACAAGCTTTTTCATAATATTTGGAAGTTACCTCCATTTAGTGTATGAATGGGGAAAGGCAACAGCAACTCCAGGAGGAACCTTCTCCCCTCAGGGCCAATCTTCTGATTACGATTCAGGCAAAG GTCATCAACGCCAGGTTTCTAACTGTGACACTGCCACATGGTTCTATGGAATTGGGATGGCAGTTCTGGCCGTTGCTGCTCCCTCGCTGCCGTGTCTGTTGGGAATAACTGCACTGTTTGCAAG GTTAGGTTTGATGGTTGGAGGAGGGCTAGTGTTAGCATCTTTCATGACATATGCTTCAGAGCATCTTGCAGTCATTGCTTTTGTGAGGGGCCGCGAAGACTGTGATCAGCCCCAGAGCAGGA